Proteins from one Streptomyces sp. 840.1 genomic window:
- a CDS encoding SMI1/KNR4 family protein: MNDMDDLVRSVAVRAASDNASLPAPLDDARIAEAEAELGFALHPLLVRLYREVADGGFGPDYRLLPLSGPDCGVTGEYLTLRAAAAAAEHSDWPEGVVPILTWGCGMYAGVDCRSEDGQVLLFDPNPYGGGSWERCWFLDSAGLAGWLETWLAGAGWFEEDAHERDDVAEPEPWDEAGSRLSAGV; the protein is encoded by the coding sequence ATGAACGACATGGACGATCTCGTGCGAAGCGTCGCCGTCCGGGCCGCATCGGACAACGCGAGCCTGCCCGCGCCGCTCGACGATGCCCGGATCGCGGAGGCCGAGGCCGAACTGGGCTTCGCGCTGCACCCGCTGCTCGTCCGTCTGTACCGCGAGGTCGCCGACGGCGGCTTCGGCCCCGACTACCGACTGCTTCCGCTGTCCGGTCCGGACTGCGGCGTGACCGGCGAATACCTGACGCTGCGTGCGGCAGCCGCCGCGGCGGAGCACTCGGACTGGCCCGAAGGCGTCGTACCGATCCTGACCTGGGGCTGCGGCATGTACGCGGGTGTCGACTGCCGCAGTGAAGACGGCCAGGTCCTGCTCTTCGACCCGAACCCGTACGGCGGCGGATCGTGGGAGCGGTGCTGGTTCCTGGATTCCGCCGGCCTCGCGGGGTGGCTGGAGACCTGGCTCGCGGGGGCGGGCTGGTTCGAGGAGGACGCCCACGAGAGGGACGACGTCGCCGAACCCGAGCCGTGGGACGAGGCCGGAAGCCGGCTGTCCGCCGGCGTGTAG
- a CDS encoding class I SAM-dependent methyltransferase: MPELSYLAAVRESYDTVAADYVERVRTPAELDPLSRGMLDVFAEVARTAGLGPVADLGCGPGRVTAHLAARQVDVFGLDLSPAMVELARGAHPELRFGVGSMTDLPIEDAGLGGILAYYSTHHTPPELLPVVFGEFHRTLAPGGCLMLAGHVGAGQHLRPTQAYGGHPVSYESYLLPPDRIAGLLKQAGFALTARLVEEPGEGAERTYATFLALKPERP, encoded by the coding sequence ATGCCTGAGCTCTCCTACCTCGCCGCTGTCCGGGAGTCGTACGACACCGTCGCCGCCGACTATGTCGAACGGGTCAGGACCCCGGCGGAGCTGGACCCGCTGTCCCGGGGGATGCTGGACGTCTTCGCGGAGGTGGCACGGACGGCCGGCCTCGGACCGGTCGCAGACCTGGGGTGCGGGCCCGGCAGGGTCACGGCCCACCTCGCGGCGCGGCAGGTGGACGTGTTCGGGCTGGACCTGTCGCCCGCCATGGTCGAACTGGCCCGTGGCGCCCACCCGGAACTGCGCTTCGGTGTCGGCTCGATGACCGACCTCCCGATCGAGGACGCCGGACTCGGTGGCATCCTCGCGTACTACTCCACCCACCACACCCCGCCGGAGCTGCTGCCCGTGGTGTTCGGCGAGTTCCACCGCACTCTCGCGCCGGGCGGCTGTCTGATGCTGGCCGGCCACGTGGGGGCCGGCCAGCACCTGCGTCCCACACAGGCGTACGGCGGGCATCCGGTGTCCTACGAGTCCTACCTGCTGCCGCCCGACCGGATCGCCGGGCTCCTGAAGCAGGCCGGGTTCGCCCTCACCGCGCGCCTGGTGGAGGAACCCGGCGAAGGGGCCGAGCGGACCTACGCCACCTTCCTCGCCCTCAAGCCCGAACGGCCCTGA
- a CDS encoding serine hydrolase has translation MSTLREVLETHVRHGSVPGAVGLVARGERIEVAAVGSAFTDGGVPMARDSVFRIASITKPVTAAAAMMLIDDGRMAASDPVGPWLPELAAPMVVRTPQSPVDDVVPAARPITVLDLLTFRAGYGFPSDFSLPALAPLFSELNQGPPEPQAVAAPDEWMAALARVPMLHQPGEAWLYNTCADILGVLIARVSGQPLPEFMAERLFEPLGMTDTGFAVPPDRLDRLTGYYRADAEGALELVDAPDGQWSSPPDFPSGGGGLVSTVDDWFAFARMLLDDGSVGSRSLLTPESVRQMTTDHLTPAQRAASGLFTEGQGWGFGGSVDVETLDPWNVPGRYGWVGGTGTTAHIIPATGTVAVMLSQVAMAGPTPPVLMRDFWRYAASV, from the coding sequence ATGAGCACCCTGCGCGAAGTACTGGAAACGCACGTACGTCACGGGTCGGTGCCGGGAGCGGTGGGACTGGTTGCCCGCGGCGAACGCATCGAGGTGGCGGCGGTCGGCTCCGCCTTCACGGACGGCGGCGTGCCGATGGCCCGGGACTCGGTCTTCCGGATCGCCTCGATCACCAAGCCGGTCACCGCGGCGGCGGCCATGATGCTGATCGACGACGGCCGGATGGCGGCGTCCGACCCGGTCGGGCCATGGCTGCCCGAACTGGCCGCGCCGATGGTCGTACGCACCCCGCAGAGTCCGGTCGACGACGTGGTCCCGGCCGCGCGGCCGATCACCGTGCTCGATCTGCTCACCTTCCGCGCCGGATACGGATTCCCGTCCGACTTCTCGCTGCCCGCGCTCGCGCCCCTGTTCAGTGAGCTGAACCAGGGCCCGCCGGAGCCGCAGGCCGTCGCCGCCCCGGACGAGTGGATGGCGGCGCTGGCCCGGGTCCCGATGCTCCACCAGCCGGGGGAGGCGTGGCTGTACAACACCTGCGCCGACATCCTGGGCGTGCTGATCGCCCGGGTTTCGGGCCAGCCGCTGCCGGAGTTCATGGCGGAGCGGCTGTTCGAGCCGCTCGGGATGACCGACACCGGATTCGCCGTCCCCCCGGACCGGCTCGACCGACTCACCGGTTACTACCGGGCGGACGCGGAGGGGGCCCTGGAACTGGTGGACGCACCCGACGGGCAGTGGAGCAGCCCGCCGGACTTCCCGTCCGGTGGCGGCGGGCTCGTCTCGACCGTCGACGACTGGTTCGCCTTCGCCCGGATGCTGCTCGACGACGGGTCCGTGGGCAGCCGCAGCCTCCTGACGCCCGAATCGGTGCGGCAGATGACGACCGACCACCTGACACCGGCTCAGCGCGCGGCCAGCGGGCTGTTCACCGAGGGACAGGGCTGGGGGTTCGGCGGCTCGGTCGACGTCGAGACGCTCGATCCCTGGAACGTGCCGGGGCGCTACGGCTGGGTCGGAGGCACCGGCACGACGGCGCACATCATCCCGGCCACCGGCACGGTCGCCGTCATGCTCAGCCAGGTCGCGATGGCCGGCCCCACCCCGCCGGTGCTGATGCGGGACTTCTGGCGGTACGCCGCGAGCGTCTGA
- a CDS encoding ABC transporter substrate-binding protein: protein MRARRALPAILLFALAATACTTGPALENQGEVTAPPGDSKHLTIGSAGFTESDLLAQMYALLLDRAGYSTKIISVTNREIYEPALESGQIDVVPEYAATFADWLNAKKNGADAAPVGSPDLSATMKALRALAAPRGLTVLDPGRAVDQNAFAVTSAYARKHHLKSLSDLGGSGLPVRLAAGDECVQRPYCAPGLKKTYGIDITAVDPKGVGTTQAKQAVQSGRDQMVLTTTTDATLDEFGLVLLADDKHLQNADYLVPVVNRARAGSAGVRTALGKLNTVLTTADLARLNEQVDSWRRLPEDVARAYLRSEHLIPAG from the coding sequence ATGAGGGCCCGTCGCGCGCTCCCCGCGATCCTGCTGTTCGCACTGGCGGCGACCGCCTGCACCACCGGACCGGCGCTGGAGAACCAGGGCGAGGTCACCGCGCCGCCCGGCGACAGCAAGCACCTCACCATCGGCTCGGCGGGCTTCACCGAGAGCGATCTGCTCGCCCAGATGTACGCTCTGCTGCTCGACCGGGCCGGATACTCCACGAAGATCATCTCCGTCACCAACCGGGAGATCTACGAACCGGCACTGGAGAGCGGCCAGATCGACGTCGTACCGGAGTACGCCGCCACCTTTGCCGACTGGCTGAACGCCAAGAAGAACGGTGCCGACGCCGCACCCGTCGGCTCCCCGGATCTGTCCGCGACCATGAAGGCCCTGCGCGCCCTGGCCGCGCCACGCGGCCTCACCGTCCTGGACCCCGGCCGGGCCGTCGACCAGAACGCCTTCGCCGTCACCTCCGCGTACGCGAGGAAGCACCACCTGAAGTCGCTCAGCGACCTCGGCGGATCAGGGCTGCCCGTCCGGCTGGCGGCAGGTGACGAATGCGTGCAGCGCCCGTACTGCGCACCCGGCCTGAAGAAGACGTACGGCATCGACATCACCGCCGTCGACCCCAAGGGCGTCGGTACCACCCAGGCCAAGCAGGCGGTCCAGAGCGGCCGGGACCAGATGGTGCTGACCACCACCACCGACGCCACCCTGGACGAATTCGGGCTCGTGCTGCTCGCGGACGACAAGCACCTGCAGAACGCCGACTACCTCGTCCCCGTCGTCAACCGTGCCAGGGCGGGCAGCGCGGGCGTGCGCACGGCGCTGGGCAAGCTGAACACCGTACTGACCACGGCGGACCTGGCCCGGCTGAACGAACAGGTGGACAGCTGGCGGCGGCTCCCCGAGGACGTGGCCCGCGCCTATCTGCGGTCCGAGCACCTCATCCCGGCCGGCTGA
- a CDS encoding ABC transporter permease, translated as MNTLTKAWSWLTTSAHWYGDDGIWTRLGQHLYLTVVCLLISCLIALPVALVLGHLGKGGALAVNISNVGRAVPTFAVLVLLLLTPVGRFGEGPTIVALVLFAVPPLLTNAYVGMREVDQDVVRAARGMGMTGRQLLFQVEVPLALPLILTGVRVAAVQLVATATIAALAGGGGLGRIITAGFNLASTAQVVAGAVLVAVFALIVEGLFELAQRLAPDWVRDGNTG; from the coding sequence GTGAACACCCTCACCAAGGCCTGGTCCTGGCTCACCACCTCCGCGCACTGGTACGGCGACGACGGCATCTGGACCAGGCTCGGCCAGCACCTCTACCTCACCGTCGTCTGCCTGCTGATCAGCTGCCTCATCGCGCTGCCGGTGGCGCTGGTCCTCGGCCACCTCGGCAAGGGTGGCGCCCTCGCCGTCAACATCTCCAACGTCGGTCGGGCCGTCCCCACCTTCGCCGTCCTGGTGCTGCTCCTGCTCACCCCGGTCGGCCGCTTCGGAGAGGGACCGACCATCGTCGCCCTCGTCCTGTTCGCCGTACCCCCGCTCCTCACCAACGCCTACGTCGGCATGCGCGAGGTCGATCAGGACGTCGTGCGGGCGGCCCGGGGCATGGGGATGACCGGCAGACAGCTGCTGTTCCAGGTCGAGGTGCCACTCGCCCTGCCGCTCATCCTCACCGGGGTAAGGGTCGCGGCCGTGCAGCTCGTCGCCACCGCCACCATCGCCGCCCTGGCGGGCGGCGGCGGCCTGGGCCGGATCATCACCGCCGGATTCAACCTCGCCTCGACCGCCCAGGTGGTCGCCGGAGCGGTCCTGGTCGCCGTGTTCGCCCTGATCGTCGAAGGGCTCTTCGAGCTGGCGCAGCGGCTCGCGCCGGACTGGGTCCGCGACGGGAACACCGGATGA
- a CDS encoding ABC transporter permease: MTAPPDDCLARNEWICGAYLSSRRHILWEAVLQHLQLTVIAVLIGLALALPLALAARRWRWAAGPVLGVTTVLYTVPSLAMFSLLLPVYGLSAALVVAGLVLYSLTLLVRNILAGLRAVPEETRQAARGMGYGPVRLLVAVELPLALPAAMAGLRIATVSAVSLVTIGAIVGYGGLGNLIYSGMNTYFKAQVLTASVLCVVIAVAADLLLLLMQRLLTPWTRRQS, from the coding sequence GTGACCGCGCCTCCGGACGACTGCCTCGCGCGCAACGAATGGATCTGCGGCGCCTACCTGAGCAGCCGCCGGCACATCCTGTGGGAGGCCGTGCTCCAGCACCTCCAGCTGACCGTGATCGCCGTACTGATCGGCCTGGCGCTCGCCCTGCCCCTCGCCCTCGCCGCCCGCCGCTGGCGCTGGGCGGCAGGACCGGTGCTCGGGGTGACCACCGTCCTGTACACCGTGCCCTCCCTCGCGATGTTCTCGCTGCTGCTGCCGGTGTACGGGCTCTCCGCCGCGCTCGTCGTCGCGGGGCTCGTCCTGTACTCCCTGACCCTGCTCGTACGGAACATCCTGGCCGGACTCCGAGCCGTACCTGAGGAGACCCGCCAGGCGGCTCGGGGCATGGGATACGGGCCCGTACGGCTGCTCGTCGCGGTGGAACTCCCACTCGCCCTGCCCGCCGCCATGGCGGGTCTGCGCATCGCCACCGTCTCCGCGGTCTCCCTGGTCACCATCGGCGCCATCGTCGGCTACGGCGGACTCGGCAACCTCATCTACTCCGGCATGAACACCTACTTCAAGGCGCAGGTGCTCACCGCGTCCGTGCTCTGCGTCGTCATCGCCGTCGCCGCCGACCTGCTCCTCCTCCTGATGCAACGCCTGCTGACGCCCTGGACCCGGAGGCAGTCGTGA
- a CDS encoding alpha/beta fold hydrolase translates to MTEFVLVAGAWLGASAWDEVVPGLRAAGHGAHPVTLSGVGEKRELPAGPQSHVTDIVDEVERLGLRDVVLVGHSYSGIPVGQAAGRIGDRLARVVYVDASVPAEGQSFVSTWWQGPAALEAELAGNGGSWAPPAPAEFEGQGLTDEQTARLLAGATPHPGASLSDPAVLSAPLDGLPVTYVKCLLDGPEPSDDVAALLTGDSWDLVTTDTGHWPMYSRPAELVRILTEAAAK, encoded by the coding sequence ATGACTGAATTCGTACTGGTGGCAGGTGCCTGGCTGGGAGCGTCGGCATGGGACGAGGTGGTGCCGGGGCTGCGTGCGGCGGGACACGGCGCACACCCGGTGACCCTGAGCGGCGTCGGGGAGAAGCGGGAACTGCCGGCCGGCCCGCAGAGCCATGTGACCGACATCGTCGACGAGGTGGAGCGCCTCGGCCTGCGTGATGTCGTGCTGGTCGGCCACAGCTACTCGGGCATCCCGGTCGGCCAGGCCGCCGGCCGCATCGGTGACCGGCTCGCCCGCGTGGTCTACGTGGACGCCAGTGTTCCGGCCGAGGGCCAGTCCTTCGTCTCCACCTGGTGGCAGGGGCCGGCCGCGCTGGAGGCCGAGCTCGCGGGCAACGGCGGCTCCTGGGCGCCGCCGGCCCCGGCCGAGTTCGAGGGCCAGGGGCTCACCGACGAGCAGACCGCGCGCCTCCTGGCCGGCGCGACGCCGCACCCGGGCGCCTCGCTGAGCGACCCCGCCGTACTGAGCGCCCCGCTCGACGGCCTCCCGGTCACCTACGTCAAGTGCCTGCTCGACGGTCCCGAACCCAGCGACGACGTTGCCGCGTTGCTCACCGGGGACAGCTGGGACCTGGTCACGACGGACACCGGACACTGGCCGATGTACTCCCGGCCCGCAGAGCTCGTCCGGATCCTCACCGAGGCGGCCGCCAAGTAG
- a CDS encoding PadR family transcriptional regulator, which yields MSLKYAVLAALLEGEASGYDLAKIFDVSVADFWSTTPQQLYRELDRLAGSGLIEARVVEQQRRPNKRVFTLTEPGRASLAAFTAEPPRPIAIRDELLVMTQAVDAGDHEAVRASVAERVEWARAKLARYERLRERLLDGRDEETFIEETDRIGPYLTLMRGRSFEAENLRWGEQVLRILDRRAAQRRCQTPRLGSAHD from the coding sequence ATGTCTCTCAAGTACGCGGTCCTGGCCGCCCTGCTGGAAGGCGAGGCCTCCGGCTACGACCTGGCCAAGATCTTCGACGTCTCGGTGGCGGACTTCTGGTCCACCACCCCGCAGCAGCTCTACCGGGAGCTGGACCGGCTGGCGGGGAGCGGCCTGATCGAGGCACGGGTCGTCGAGCAGCAGCGCAGGCCGAACAAGCGGGTGTTCACGCTCACGGAGCCGGGCCGCGCCTCGCTCGCGGCGTTCACCGCCGAACCGCCCCGCCCCATCGCCATCAGGGACGAGCTCCTGGTCATGACCCAGGCGGTGGACGCCGGCGACCACGAAGCGGTGCGTGCCTCGGTCGCGGAACGCGTGGAGTGGGCGCGTGCCAAGCTCGCCCGCTACGAACGGCTCCGGGAACGTCTGCTGGACGGCCGCGACGAGGAGACCTTCATCGAGGAAACCGACCGCATCGGCCCCTACCTGACCCTGATGCGCGGACGGTCCTTCGAGGCGGAGAACCTGCGCTGGGGCGAGCAGGTGCTGCGCATCCTGGACCGGAGAGCGGCTCAACGGCGTTGTCAGACCCCTCGGTTAGGGTCTGCGCATGACTGA
- a CDS encoding nuclear transport factor 2 family protein — translation MHPFREAVEAHDLDAVEALLAEDVVFTSPVAFKPYPGKPLTAAILRAVIEVFSDFRYVREMSSEDGRDHALAFVAKVGDREISGCDFLHMNEAGEIDDMMVMVRPLSGAQALAEAMGARFEAIAREASAG, via the coding sequence ATGCACCCCTTCCGAGAGGCCGTCGAGGCACACGATCTCGACGCCGTCGAGGCGCTGCTGGCCGAGGACGTCGTCTTCACCAGCCCGGTGGCGTTCAAGCCGTACCCCGGCAAGCCCCTCACCGCCGCGATCCTGCGTGCCGTCATCGAGGTGTTCTCGGACTTCCGGTACGTCCGGGAGATGTCGAGCGAGGACGGGCGCGACCACGCGCTCGCCTTCGTCGCGAAGGTGGGCGACCGGGAGATCAGCGGCTGCGACTTCCTGCACATGAACGAGGCGGGCGAGATCGACGACATGATGGTGATGGTCCGGCCGCTGTCCGGGGCGCAGGCACTGGCGGAGGCCATGGGCGCGCGGTTCGAGGCGATCGCCCGCGAGGCGTCGGCGGGCTGA